One window from the genome of Rariglobus hedericola encodes:
- a CDS encoding dihydrofolate reductase family protein: MKQPHISCVMMTSLDGRIQQKIWGLPEDEDLFEDVAKKIPWDAWIVGRVTMQGFTETKPRPPRRGRFTVPSGDFVADYDTKTFAVGLDPHGKLKFKTNRADSEHIISVVTERATAEHLDYLRSKNISYIIGGKRDIDLKLVVRKLAKLFPIKHLSVQGGGKINGSFLKAGLIDELHLILMPLADGTVGTPTLFDVEEGYSRRKATHFRLKSSKLIKGGALLLKYQSARKR; the protein is encoded by the coding sequence ATGAAACAACCGCATATTTCCTGTGTGATGATGACCTCGTTGGACGGCCGCATCCAACAGAAGATCTGGGGGCTGCCCGAAGACGAGGATCTGTTCGAAGACGTGGCCAAAAAAATCCCGTGGGATGCTTGGATCGTGGGGCGGGTCACGATGCAGGGCTTCACGGAGACCAAACCGCGTCCGCCGCGTCGCGGGCGCTTCACGGTGCCGTCGGGGGATTTCGTCGCGGACTACGACACCAAGACCTTCGCGGTCGGACTCGATCCGCATGGGAAACTGAAATTCAAAACCAACCGGGCTGATAGCGAACATATCATCTCCGTGGTCACCGAGCGCGCCACGGCCGAGCACTTGGATTATCTGCGTTCGAAAAACATTTCCTACATCATCGGCGGCAAGCGCGACATCGACCTAAAGCTCGTGGTCCGTAAGCTCGCGAAGCTTTTTCCGATCAAGCATCTGTCGGTGCAGGGCGGCGGGAAGATCAACGGTTCGTTTCTCAAGGCCGGGCTCATCGACGAATTGCACCTGATACTTATGCCGCTGGCCGATGGCACGGTCGGCACGCCGACACTCTTCGACGTCGAAGAAGGCTACTCCCGCCGCAAGGCCACGCATTTCCGGCTTAAGTCATCCAAGCTCATCAAGGGCGGTGCGCTGTTGCTTAAATACCAATCGGCTAGGAAAAGATAG
- a CDS encoding ion transporter has product MTAKHTSTQVAAEEKPLGSGWRERWHEVIFEADTPWGKRFDVALLVLILLSVLAVCLESVRELRETHGLTLRAIEWVFTGLFTLEYGARLISVRRPLRYALSFYGLVDLLAILPTFLVYFLPGSQALLVIRALRLLRVFRIMKLAHFVGEAQLLGAAMRASIHKIVIFIGVVLSIVLIFGALMYVIEGEENGFTSIPVSIYWAVVTLSTVGFGDIVPHTVLGRVVSAILMLMGYAIIAVPTGIVTVELSAATRAANNTQSCPSCGASDHDNDARHCKHCGTKL; this is encoded by the coding sequence ATGACCGCCAAGCACACTTCGACCCAGGTGGCGGCGGAGGAAAAGCCGCTCGGCAGCGGTTGGCGCGAGCGCTGGCACGAGGTCATCTTTGAGGCGGATACGCCGTGGGGAAAACGCTTCGATGTCGCGTTGCTGGTTCTCATTTTACTCAGCGTGCTGGCGGTGTGCTTGGAAAGTGTGCGCGAGCTTCGCGAAACCCATGGTTTAACGCTGCGCGCGATTGAGTGGGTCTTCACGGGCTTGTTCACCTTGGAATACGGCGCGCGGCTCATCAGTGTGCGGCGGCCACTGCGTTACGCGCTGAGCTTTTATGGCCTCGTGGACCTGCTCGCGATTCTGCCGACTTTCCTCGTTTATTTTCTACCCGGATCGCAGGCGTTGCTGGTGATCCGTGCGCTGCGGTTGCTGCGGGTTTTCCGGATTATGAAACTCGCGCACTTCGTCGGCGAAGCGCAGCTGCTGGGGGCGGCGATGCGGGCCAGCATCCACAAGATTGTCATCTTCATCGGCGTGGTGCTTTCGATTGTGCTGATCTTTGGCGCGCTGATGTATGTGATCGAAGGCGAGGAAAACGGGTTCACCAGCATTCCGGTCTCGATCTATTGGGCGGTGGTCACGCTCAGCACGGTGGGCTTTGGGGATATTGTGCCGCACACTGTGCTCGGTCGCGTAGTCTCCGCGATCCTGATGCTGATGGGTTACGCGATCATCGCCGTGCCCACGGGTATCGTCACGGTCGAGCTGAGCGCTGCGACCCGCGCCGCCAACAACACCCAGTCGTGTCCGTCGTGCGGTGCCAGCGACCACGATAACGACGCGCGCCACTGCAAACACTGCGGCACGAAACTGTAG
- a CDS encoding mobile mystery protein B yields MSLLPPSRDDSGTTPVSPDEERFIIPSVATLAELNLLERANILEARRWLFAPRRRLAPADLLDHLFVRELHRRMFRRVWRWAGKIRDCELNLGVPPAQVETRLYSLLADARAWHEHTAFAPDELCVRLHHGLVAIHPWRNGNGRHARLLADRLAVALERPTFTWGGGAELEAKNDTRTLYLAALRKADAGDFTALIAFARV; encoded by the coding sequence ATGAGCCTGCTCCCTCCTTCTCGAGACGATTCCGGCACCACGCCCGTTTCCCCGGACGAGGAACGGTTTATCATCCCCAGCGTCGCCACTCTGGCAGAACTCAACTTGCTGGAACGCGCCAACATCCTGGAAGCCCGCCGCTGGCTCTTCGCGCCCCGCCGTCGTCTCGCACCGGCCGATCTCCTGGATCATCTCTTCGTGCGCGAATTGCACCGGCGCATGTTTCGCCGTGTCTGGCGCTGGGCGGGTAAAATTCGTGACTGCGAACTGAACCTCGGCGTGCCGCCCGCACAGGTCGAAACACGATTGTATTCACTTCTTGCCGACGCCCGCGCCTGGCATGAACACACCGCCTTTGCGCCCGACGAACTCTGCGTGCGGCTGCACCACGGGCTCGTGGCCATCCACCCTTGGCGCAATGGCAACGGTCGCCACGCCCGCCTGCTTGCGGACCGCCTCGCCGTTGCCCTCGAACGGCCGACCTTCACGTGGGGCGGCGGAGCCGAGCTGGAGGCAAAAAACGACACTCGCACCCTCTACCTCGCCGCACTCCGCAAAGCCGACGCAGGTGACTTCACCGCTCTCATCGCCTTTGCCCGCGTCTGA
- a CDS encoding helix-turn-helix domain-containing protein — translation MKSHESTAIALNSLQAITSTTRPISKPVHGWLAAVRKALGLSRAAVAASLKVTPSAVQDYEKAEKADAITLATLRRVAGAMDCELVVALVPKNGLTFAQLAARRDPNFAHLRATEHSMALEAQASNDLPPSPTAP, via the coding sequence GTGAAAAGCCATGAATCAACAGCTATAGCCTTAAATAGTCTGCAAGCGATCACTTCGACCACACGCCCCATTTCCAAGCCCGTTCATGGCTGGCTGGCGGCCGTTCGCAAGGCCCTCGGACTGTCCCGCGCGGCGGTTGCTGCCTCGCTCAAAGTGACTCCTTCAGCCGTGCAAGATTACGAGAAAGCCGAAAAAGCCGACGCCATCACTCTCGCCACCCTTCGCCGGGTAGCTGGCGCGATGGACTGTGAACTCGTCGTCGCCTTGGTCCCCAAGAACGGACTCACCTTCGCGCAGCTCGCCGCCCGCCGTGATCCCAACTTCGCCCACCTACGCGCAACCGAACATTCCATGGCCCTCGAAGCTCAGGCGAGTAACGACCTGCCGCCTTCGCCAACCGCTCCATGA
- a CDS encoding ATP-grasp domain-containing protein — MNTAGLNLLIPDKPDTERDALAAVFRRGGGEVHRIGRFWDPPAFDPATVRVYGPDSFCLVLQQKLGFPLCSPDDDLLLRLPPEFLRRELSRKTLGDALASGFPLFIKPMMPKQFRGAVYRSAEALADECRGITMETPVLVAEPVTITAEVRCFALDGSVLAAAVYEGKAEVAEAVQFTRSVIKSLPLPRAVVIDVGLVAERGWAVIEFNAAWGAGLNGCDPESALSSIVTASAIGEEACSDPPS; from the coding sequence ATGAACACAGCCGGATTGAACCTTTTGATTCCTGATAAACCGGACACTGAACGCGACGCGCTGGCCGCTGTGTTTCGTCGTGGCGGTGGCGAGGTTCATCGTATCGGGCGCTTCTGGGATCCTCCGGCATTCGATCCAGCCACTGTTCGTGTCTATGGCCCCGATTCGTTCTGTTTGGTTCTACAACAGAAGTTGGGCTTTCCGCTCTGCTCGCCGGATGACGATTTGCTTCTGCGTCTGCCTCCCGAGTTTCTCCGGCGTGAGCTTTCTCGGAAGACGTTGGGGGATGCGCTGGCTTCTGGCTTTCCGCTATTCATCAAGCCGATGATGCCGAAGCAATTTCGCGGCGCAGTTTATCGTTCTGCAGAAGCGTTGGCGGACGAGTGTCGGGGCATAACGATGGAGACGCCGGTGCTTGTTGCCGAACCGGTAACGATCACAGCCGAGGTGCGATGCTTTGCGCTCGATGGGAGTGTGCTGGCTGCCGCCGTTTACGAGGGAAAGGCGGAGGTTGCCGAAGCAGTTCAATTTACCCGGTCGGTAATAAAGTCGTTGCCGCTTCCACGCGCCGTCGTGATCGATGTGGGTCTGGTAGCTGAACGAGGCTGGGCGGTGATTGAATTCAACGCGGCTTGGGGTGCAGGGCTTAATGGCTGCGATCCGGAGTCAGCTCTTTCGTCCATTGTGACAGCATCAGCAATCGGCGAGGAAGCATGTAGTGACCCACCTTCCTAG
- a CDS encoding excinuclease ABC subunit UvrA, which yields MVRSASSLPAAKSKAAPECIRLRGVRQNNLKGFDLDLPLGKYVVVTGLSGAGKSSLVFDTLHAEGQRRYVETFSAYTRQFLDLLDKPKVDSIENIRPSIAIEQTNTVKTSRSTVGTMTELTDFFKVWFSHVATCFDPATGKPVEDDTPATIWEKTRAVTPGAQVIIAFKVTKPEKLTWVEILTNLKGQSYVRVLLPAHERSTSNAQPSTPNVQPPGSRMQVARIDDLLAASADSELGRWMLDVERSTFLFTAQDRLATTPDARPRFLEAVEQALHFGQGQVHVFSADTLAPVGHYSKGLHSPETGRTFRAASPALFSFNSPLGACPQCRGFGRIIEIDYRLAIPDQSVSIADGAIKAWEGEVYSASKDDLISVAKKKKIPVNVPIASLTPEQRDFVINGEPGYGENGLEWPKAWYGVKGFFTWLEKNTYKMHVRVFLSRFRAYNECPSCHGTRLQPESLCWKWQGKTLPELYQLPVSELLNLLTRHSSLITSADNRSATIAYESILTRLRYLQQVGLGYLTLDRTSKTLSGGEVQRVNLTSCLGTSLVDTLFVLDEPSVGLHPRDIDRLIAIIRTLTDAGNTVVVVEHDEAMIRAADHLIEVGPEPGARGGHIVFEGNLPGLLKSKASITGRYLSGREQVDLPATRRPVALPRSGERQRPDSDLSAVLRPPSSGSGWLTFRDASKHNLRNVTLSLPLQRLVALSGVSGSGKSTLLDNVIHQGLLSKRLQLTEDPAVIASITGDDAFSEIVLVDQSPLSRTPRSNPALYTEAWELIRELYAKEPAAKEAGFSSSSFSFNSGDGRCDHCQGLGYERVEMQFLSDVFVPCPICESKRFKPEVLAIRWNDLSVSDLLGTSITDALPLFKNHESIRTRLASLDSVGLGYLTLGQPLNTLSGGESQRLKLVKYLSNFTGEKLPVTSHSSLVTPKGALLLLDEPTTGLHRHDVKRLIAVLQALVDRGHSVVVIEHNLDVLKSADWLIEVGPEAGADGGQIIAEGTPEDVARATTATSPFLRHALADESLPLAAEDPAPYGTPLVTHHSSLVTPPAAELRLTGARENNLKNISLTIAHRELTVVTGVSGSGKSTLAFDIVFAEGQRRFMESMSPYARQFVEQMPRPAIDRLTGIPPTVAIEQRITRGSRKSTVATITEVAQYLRLLYARMGVQHHPDTGKPVQPLTPGQLKKLLLTVLHSPKAKKAKHLYLCAPLIRGRKGHHQPIATWIEDHGYELMRADGRLLRVDTFQKLDRYSEHDIEVVVADMKTEARPGPALDNALRLGKGSCFIALPNGEVLSWFSTTRTDIDTGESFPELDPKQFSHNSPRGWCPTCRGHGRVFPWMLEPADDDDKDDPAARLREFGIESGDDVADTGTPCPECHGQRLNRIARAVKLHLNGKLAPVSLPELLASTPEQLLTRLGALKLDERGALITQDIVPQIQERLKFLDHVGLGYLALERPTDTLSGGEAQRIRLAAQLGTNLAGVLYVLDEPSIGLHARDNDRLIETLLALRDKGNTLLVVEHDDELMERADSIIDLGPAAGIHGGDLLAHGTPAHIKASEKSLTGLFLAKGIQHPLRGSYRDLPASARRPSSVLRSPSSDKDWLTLENVQFRNLKNFDVRLPLGRLTMVAGPSGAGKSTLFRDVLYPAVNHAIKAKKSKVTGKDFVKATGFAPEPADTVPFLDLRNADAFKGVIEVDQSPIGKTPRSTPATYLGIFDLIRTFFASLPEAKMRGYSAGRFSFNTAGGRCETCSGGGRIKLEMAFMPDTYLPCDDCRGTRYGPELADIQWKGKNIGQVLQLTFEEAATFFDFHSLLSQVCQLMVDCGLGYLTLGQSSPTLSGGEAQRLKLVTELANGLASYKERSRGIAVRNLYLLEEPTIGLHLSDCEKLIKVLHSLVEQGHTVVVIEHHLDLLAEADYIIELGPVGGPQGGELLYQGPLPGLLKLKTSPTAPYLKAKLNR from the coding sequence GTGGTCCGTTCCGCCTCCTCCCTCCCCGCCGCCAAGTCCAAAGCCGCCCCCGAATGCATCCGCCTGCGCGGCGTGCGTCAGAACAACCTGAAGGGCTTCGACCTCGACCTGCCCCTTGGCAAATACGTCGTCGTTACCGGTCTTTCCGGCGCGGGTAAAAGCTCCCTCGTATTCGACACCCTCCACGCCGAAGGCCAGCGCCGCTACGTCGAGACGTTCTCCGCCTACACACGCCAGTTCCTCGACCTCCTCGACAAGCCCAAGGTCGACTCCATCGAGAACATCCGCCCGTCCATCGCGATCGAGCAGACCAACACCGTCAAAACCTCGCGCTCCACCGTCGGCACGATGACCGAGCTCACCGACTTCTTTAAAGTCTGGTTCAGCCACGTCGCCACCTGCTTCGACCCCGCCACCGGCAAACCCGTCGAGGACGACACACCCGCCACCATCTGGGAAAAGACCCGCGCCGTCACCCCCGGCGCCCAGGTCATCATCGCCTTCAAGGTCACCAAGCCGGAAAAGCTCACGTGGGTCGAAATCCTCACCAATCTCAAAGGCCAGTCCTACGTCCGCGTGCTGTTGCCCGCGCACGAACGCTCAACATCCAACGCTCAACCTTCAACGCCCAACGTCCAACCGCCCGGCTCGCGCATGCAGGTTGCCCGTATCGACGACTTGCTGGCCGCGTCAGCCGATTCCGAACTTGGACGTTGGATGTTGGACGTTGAACGTTCGACGTTCTTATTTACCGCCCAAGACCGCCTCGCCACCACTCCCGACGCCCGCCCGCGCTTCCTCGAAGCCGTCGAACAAGCCCTCCACTTCGGCCAGGGCCAGGTCCACGTCTTCTCCGCCGACACCCTTGCGCCCGTCGGCCATTATTCAAAAGGCCTCCACTCCCCCGAAACCGGCCGCACCTTCCGCGCCGCGTCCCCCGCGCTCTTCTCTTTCAACTCCCCGCTGGGCGCCTGCCCCCAGTGCCGCGGCTTCGGCCGCATCATCGAGATCGACTACCGCCTCGCCATCCCCGACCAGTCCGTCTCCATCGCCGACGGCGCCATCAAGGCGTGGGAAGGCGAAGTTTACAGCGCCTCCAAAGACGACCTGATCTCCGTCGCCAAAAAGAAAAAGATCCCCGTCAACGTCCCCATCGCCTCCCTCACGCCCGAGCAGCGCGACTTCGTCATCAACGGCGAACCCGGCTACGGCGAAAACGGACTCGAGTGGCCCAAGGCCTGGTATGGCGTGAAAGGTTTCTTCACGTGGCTCGAGAAGAACACTTACAAGATGCACGTCCGCGTCTTCCTCTCGCGTTTCCGCGCCTACAACGAGTGCCCGTCCTGCCACGGCACGCGCCTCCAACCCGAATCCCTCTGCTGGAAATGGCAGGGGAAAACGCTCCCCGAACTCTACCAACTCCCCGTCTCCGAGCTTCTCAATCTTCTCACTCGCCACTCGTCACTCATCACTTCCGCCGACAACCGCAGCGCCACCATCGCCTACGAGAGCATCCTCACGCGCCTCCGTTACCTCCAGCAAGTCGGCCTCGGCTACCTCACCCTCGACCGCACCTCGAAAACCCTCTCCGGCGGCGAGGTCCAGCGCGTCAACCTTACGTCCTGTCTCGGCACGTCCCTCGTGGACACGCTCTTCGTCCTCGACGAACCTAGCGTCGGCCTGCACCCGCGCGACATCGACCGCCTCATCGCGATCATCCGCACCCTCACCGACGCCGGCAATACCGTCGTCGTGGTCGAGCACGACGAAGCCATGATCCGCGCCGCCGACCACCTCATCGAGGTCGGACCCGAGCCCGGCGCCCGCGGCGGCCACATCGTCTTCGAAGGCAACCTCCCCGGCCTCCTCAAATCCAAAGCCAGCATCACCGGCCGCTACCTCTCCGGCCGCGAACAAGTCGACCTCCCCGCCACCCGCCGCCCAGTCGCCCTTCCCCGTAGCGGGGAGCGCCAGCGACCCGACTCCGATCTGTCCGCTGTCCTCCGCCCTCCGTCCTCTGGCTCGGGCTGGCTCACCTTCCGCGACGCCTCCAAGCACAACCTCCGCAACGTCACGCTCTCGCTCCCGCTCCAGCGTCTCGTCGCCCTCTCCGGCGTCTCCGGCTCCGGCAAGTCCACGCTCCTCGACAACGTCATCCACCAAGGCCTGCTCTCGAAGCGCCTCCAGCTCACCGAGGATCCCGCCGTCATCGCGTCCATCACAGGAGACGATGCCTTCTCCGAGATCGTTCTCGTCGACCAGTCGCCCCTCTCCCGCACCCCGCGCTCCAACCCCGCCCTCTACACCGAGGCATGGGAACTCATCCGCGAGCTCTACGCCAAGGAGCCCGCCGCCAAGGAAGCCGGTTTCAGTTCGTCGTCCTTCTCCTTCAACAGCGGCGACGGTCGTTGCGACCATTGCCAAGGCCTCGGCTACGAGCGCGTCGAGATGCAGTTTCTCTCCGATGTCTTCGTCCCGTGCCCCATCTGCGAGAGCAAGCGCTTCAAGCCGGAGGTCCTCGCCATCCGTTGGAACGACCTCTCCGTTTCCGACCTCCTCGGCACCAGCATCACCGACGCCCTCCCGCTCTTCAAAAACCACGAGTCCATCCGCACCCGTCTCGCCAGCCTCGACTCCGTCGGCCTCGGCTACCTCACGCTCGGCCAGCCCCTCAACACCCTCAGCGGCGGCGAATCCCAACGCCTCAAACTCGTCAAATACCTCAGCAACTTCACCGGCGAAAAGCTACCGGTCACTTCTCACTCATCACTCGTCACTCCGAAAGGAGCTCTGCTCCTGCTAGACGAACCCACCACCGGTCTCCACCGCCACGACGTCAAACGCCTCATCGCCGTCCTCCAGGCCCTCGTCGACCGCGGACACTCCGTCGTCGTCATCGAGCACAATCTCGACGTCCTCAAATCCGCCGACTGGCTCATCGAGGTCGGCCCCGAAGCCGGCGCCGACGGCGGCCAGATCATCGCCGAAGGCACCCCCGAAGACGTCGCCCGCGCCACCACCGCCACGTCCCCCTTCCTCCGCCACGCGCTCGCCGACGAATCCCTTCCCCTCGCCGCCGAAGACCCCGCGCCCTACGGCACCCCACTCGTCACTCATCACTCATCACTCGTCACTCCACCCGCAGCGGAGCTGCGGCTCACCGGCGCCCGCGAGAACAACCTCAAGAACATCTCGCTCACCATCGCCCACCGCGAGTTGACCGTCGTCACCGGCGTGTCCGGCTCCGGCAAGAGCACCCTCGCCTTCGACATCGTGTTCGCCGAGGGCCAGCGCCGCTTCATGGAATCGATGTCGCCCTACGCGCGCCAGTTCGTCGAGCAGATGCCCCGCCCCGCCATCGACCGCCTCACCGGCATCCCGCCCACCGTCGCCATCGAGCAACGCATCACCCGCGGCTCCCGCAAGTCCACCGTCGCCACCATCACCGAGGTCGCCCAATACCTCCGCCTCCTCTACGCCCGCATGGGCGTCCAGCACCACCCCGACACCGGCAAACCCGTCCAGCCGCTCACCCCCGGCCAGCTCAAAAAACTCCTCCTCACCGTCCTCCACTCGCCCAAGGCAAAGAAGGCAAAACACCTCTACCTCTGCGCCCCGCTCATCCGCGGACGCAAGGGCCACCACCAGCCCATCGCCACCTGGATCGAGGACCACGGCTACGAGCTCATGCGCGCCGACGGACGTCTCCTCCGCGTGGATACATTCCAAAAACTCGACCGCTACTCCGAGCACGACATTGAGGTCGTCGTCGCCGACATGAAGACCGAGGCCCGCCCCGGCCCCGCCCTCGACAACGCCCTCCGCCTCGGCAAAGGCTCCTGCTTCATCGCCCTCCCCAACGGCGAGGTCCTCTCGTGGTTTTCCACCACCCGCACCGACATCGACACCGGCGAATCCTTCCCCGAGCTCGACCCCAAGCAATTCTCGCACAACTCCCCGCGCGGTTGGTGCCCCACCTGCCGCGGACACGGCCGCGTCTTCCCGTGGATGCTCGAACCCGCCGACGATGACGACAAAGACGATCCCGCCGCCCGCCTCCGCGAATTCGGCATCGAGTCCGGCGACGACGTCGCCGACACCGGCACACCCTGCCCCGAGTGCCACGGCCAGCGCCTCAACCGCATCGCCCGCGCCGTCAAACTCCACCTCAACGGCAAGCTCGCGCCCGTCTCCCTCCCCGAGCTCCTCGCCAGCACGCCTGAGCAGCTCCTCACCCGCCTCGGCGCCCTCAAGCTCGACGAACGCGGCGCGCTCATCACCCAGGACATCGTCCCGCAGATCCAGGAGCGCCTCAAATTCCTCGACCACGTCGGCCTCGGCTACCTCGCGCTCGAACGCCCCACCGACACCCTCTCCGGCGGCGAAGCCCAGCGCATCCGCCTCGCCGCGCAACTCGGCACCAACCTCGCCGGCGTCCTCTACGTCCTCGACGAACCCTCCATCGGACTCCACGCCCGCGACAACGACCGCCTCATCGAAACCCTCCTCGCCCTCCGCGATAAAGGAAACACCCTCCTCGTCGTCGAGCACGACGACGAGCTGATGGAACGCGCCGACAGCATCATCGACCTCGGACCCGCCGCCGGCATCCACGGCGGCGACCTCCTCGCCCACGGCACGCCCGCCCACATCAAAGCCAGCGAGAAATCCCTCACCGGCCTCTTCCTGGCCAAAGGCATCCAACACCCCCTCCGCGGATCCTACCGCGACCTTCCGGCCTCCGCCCGTCGTCCGTCCTCTGTCCTCCGTTCTCCGTCCTCCGACAAAGACTGGCTGACCCTCGAGAACGTCCAATTCCGCAACCTCAAGAACTTCGACGTCCGCCTCCCGCTCGGCCGCCTCACCATGGTCGCCGGCCCCAGCGGCGCCGGCAAATCGACGCTCTTCCGCGACGTCCTGTATCCAGCCGTCAACCACGCGATCAAGGCGAAGAAATCCAAAGTCACCGGCAAAGACTTCGTCAAAGCCACCGGCTTCGCGCCCGAGCCCGCCGACACCGTCCCGTTCCTCGACCTCCGCAACGCCGACGCCTTCAAAGGGGTGATCGAGGTGGATCAATCCCCCATCGGCAAAACCCCGCGTTCCACCCCCGCGACCTACCTCGGCATCTTCGACCTCATCCGCACATTCTTCGCCTCGCTCCCCGAAGCCAAGATGCGCGGCTACTCCGCCGGACGCTTCTCGTTCAACACCGCCGGCGGACGCTGCGAAACCTGCTCCGGCGGCGGCCGCATCAAGCTCGAGATGGCCTTCATGCCCGACACCTACCTCCCCTGCGACGACTGCCGCGGCACCCGCTACGGCCCCGAGCTCGCCGACATCCAGTGGAAAGGCAAAAACATCGGCCAGGTTCTCCAGCTCACATTCGAAGAAGCCGCCACCTTCTTCGACTTCCACTCCCTGCTCTCCCAAGTCTGCCAGCTCATGGTCGACTGCGGACTCGGCTACCTCACCCTCGGCCAAAGCTCCCCGACCCTCTCCGGCGGCGAAGCCCAACGCCTCAAACTCGTGACCGAACTCGCCAACGGCCTCGCGAGCTACAAAGAGCGCAGCCGCGGCATCGCCGTCCGCAACCTCTACCTCCTCGAAGAGCCCACGATCGGCCTCCACCTCAGCGACTGCGAAAAGCTGATCAAAGTCCTCCATTCCCTCGTCGAACAAGGCCACACCGTCGTCGTGATTGAACATCACTTGGACCTCCTCGCCGAAGCCGACTACATCATTGAACTAGGCCCCGTCGGCGGCCCCCAAGGCGGCGAACTCCTCTACCAAGGCCCCCTCCCCGGCCTCCTAAAACTCAAAACCAGCCCCACGGCTCCTTACCTTAAAGCCAAACTCAACCGGTAG
- a CDS encoding DeoR/GlpR family DNA-binding transcription regulator encodes MTNKQRLDLIEKHIREHKYADLHTLATLFASSLSTVRRALDELELRGVLRRHHGGASLVETDELAKEYDFISRDQRQSDEKFSIARLIADQVQPGMTVILDGGTSIYAVARLLTAKRLQVITNSLPIAGLFSEIGSLETIVTGGSIHNRLGVLVGPLCEQSLEQIHADIAILGGAGITEAGVWNHNTLIVATQRKMIAASERTIFAMDSSKFGRKAMSLTAPFSAKFSIITDQKPAPAVVAAIKNASATLTVAPKSKA; translated from the coding sequence ATGACAAACAAGCAGCGGCTCGACCTCATCGAGAAACATATCCGTGAGCACAAATACGCCGACCTGCACACCCTCGCCACGCTCTTCGCCAGTTCGCTTTCCACCGTGCGCCGCGCGCTCGACGAACTGGAATTGCGCGGCGTCCTTCGCCGCCACCACGGCGGCGCTTCGCTGGTCGAAACCGACGAACTCGCCAAGGAATACGACTTCATCTCCCGCGACCAACGCCAGTCCGACGAAAAATTTTCCATCGCCCGTCTCATCGCCGACCAAGTCCAACCCGGCATGACGGTCATCCTCGACGGCGGCACGTCCATTTACGCCGTCGCCCGCCTGCTCACCGCCAAACGCCTGCAGGTCATTACCAACTCCCTGCCCATCGCCGGTCTTTTCAGCGAAATCGGCTCTCTCGAAACCATCGTCACCGGCGGCAGCATCCACAACCGTCTCGGCGTGCTCGTCGGCCCGCTCTGCGAGCAATCCCTCGAACAAATCCACGCCGACATCGCCATCCTGGGCGGCGCCGGCATCACCGAGGCCGGCGTGTGGAATCACAACACCCTGATCGTCGCCACCCAGCGCAAGATGATCGCTGCTTCCGAGCGCACGATCTTCGCCATGGACAGCTCCAAGTTCGGTCGCAAGGCCATGAGCCTCACCGCCCCGTTCAGCGCGAAGTTTTCCATCATCACCGACCAAAAGCCCGCCCCCGCCGTGGTCGCCGCCATCAAAAACGCCAGCGCCACCCTCACGGTCGCCCCCAAGTCCAAGGCCTGA
- a CDS encoding phage holin family protein, whose product MKHPFVALLVRWSVLALGVTLATRLVDGISYNDIGTLVAVVALLSLFNAVLKPLLVLFGLPFIVLTLGLGVLLINALLLWLVGSLLQPAFRVDGFGSAFWGALIISLTNLFVSVLLAKKNVQINVTRGVPSAHQGNPPPAPGPRKIKDDDVIDI is encoded by the coding sequence ATGAAACATCCTTTCGTCGCACTTCTGGTGCGTTGGTCGGTGCTGGCCCTCGGCGTGACGCTCGCGACACGCCTGGTGGACGGCATCAGCTACAACGATATCGGCACCTTGGTCGCGGTGGTCGCACTGTTGAGCTTGTTCAACGCCGTGCTGAAGCCGCTGCTGGTGCTCTTCGGACTGCCGTTCATCGTGCTGACGCTGGGATTGGGTGTGTTGTTGATCAACGCATTGCTCCTCTGGCTGGTGGGCAGTTTGTTGCAGCCGGCGTTCCGGGTGGATGGGTTTGGCTCCGCCTTTTGGGGTGCGCTGATCATCAGTCTGACCAACCTCTTCGTGAGCGTGCTGCTCGCCAAAAAGAATGTGCAGATCAACGTCACCCGTGGCGTTCCGTCCGCGCATCAGGGCAATCCGCCGCCGGCTCCGGGGCCGCGCAAGATCAAGGACGACGACGTCATCGACATCTGA